A single genomic interval of Carassius auratus strain Wakin chromosome 30, ASM336829v1, whole genome shotgun sequence harbors:
- the LOC113049300 gene encoding NADPH oxidase activator 1 yields MLYIELIKLWDEAVRAIDSRDWQGALTKLNQITEHNCRTMFVVASTHIALGQVESAIKALDQVIAKDSCLAVGFFQRSAVHMMANRLEEALADCIWAQKFMRENPVIDYKQLGLRFKLYTWQVLYNAAAVHSRLQQWDKAREILTAASEERGAGRSNLIDIALEAISRREVLEPLLVPEGEVFRPRKQEVDQLKPRDFLGEAKVITSLIPNDDFRGFDPLRPQKPGYYEPKVEDGQDSRYMITKSAYVAKGAGELTVPAGAEVFLYSDDDKDGLAVVIYDGKKGLVPKFLLEPMGKKNKGKTKRIELANGIPLPPALKPPNRPQAPSQRSLELQPSYAAATHTTPPTTGNSTRVPTQQAQTSPQESGSVIVKVHYSYTMALRVPLETSFLDLQDKITEKLGQPPMNVRLRHRRNGTRALTPLNGDDRLDSLEDVAEYGCAQIWCQNEEPLANRAILYQMVALYDYSAQGPEDLEFSEGDTIDILSEVNDEWLEGHIAGNIGIFPRSFAYRDTDHISGASTD; encoded by the exons ATGCTGTACATAGAGTTGATCAAGCTGTGGGACGAGGCTGTGAGAGCAATAGACAGCCGGGACTGGCAGGGTGCTCTCACTAAACTCAACCAGATCACTGAACACAACTGTCGCACTATGTTTGTGGTTGCTTCGACACACATTGCCCTGGGTCAGGTGGAATCGGCCATCAAG GCTCTCGACCAGGTAATCGCAAAGGATTCATGTCTTGCTGTGGGATTTTTTCAGAGGTCTGCCGTTCATATGATGGCAAATAG GCTGGAGGAGGCATTGGCTGATTGTATATGGGCGCAGAAATTCATGAGGGAAAACCCTGTTATTGACTACAAACAGCTGGGTCTTCGCTTTAAATTGTACACCTGGCAG GTCCTTTATAATGCAGCAGCCGTCCACTCTAGACTGCAGCAATGGGACAAAGCCAGGGAAATTCTGACGGCGGCCTCAGAGGAGAGAGGAGCGGGCCGGAGCAACTTGATAGACATAGCTCTAGAGGCTATTTCT AGGAGAGAGGTTTTGGAGCCTCTCTTGGTTCCTGAGGGTGAAGTGTTCCGTCCCAGGAAACAGGAGGTAGACCAGCTTAAACCGAGGGACTTCTTGGGTGAAGCTAAG GTCATCACTTCTTTGATTCCAAATGATGACTTCAGAGGTTTTGATCCTCTCAGACCACAG AAACCAGGGTACTATGAGCCAAAGGTAGAAGATGGCCA GGACTCTCGTTACATGATAACGAAGAGTGCATATGTGGCAAAAGGGGCAGGGGAGCTGACGGTGCCTGCAGGAGCAGAAGTGTTTTTGTACAGTGATGATGACAAGGACGGACTGGCAGTCGTCATTTATGATGGAAAG AAAGGTCTGGTTCCAAAGTTCCTGCTTGAACCCATGGGCAAGAAAAACAAGGGGAAAACCAAGCGAATT GAACTTGCCAATGGCATCCCACTTCCACCAGCCCTAAAACCCCCAAATCGACCACAAGCTCCATCTCAACGTTCTTTAG AGTTGCAGCCCTCCTATGCCGCTGCTACCCACACAACTCCTCCTACAACCGGCAACTCCACCCGCGTCCCTACACAGCAG GCTCAAACTTCACCTCAGGAGTCTGGATCAGTCATAGTCAAGGTGCACTATTCATATACCATGGCTCTGAGAGTCCCTTTAGAAACTTCTTTCCTGGATCTGCAAGACAAAATCACTGAAAAATTAGGACAGCCTCCAATGAACGTTCGCCTCAG ACACAGAAGGAATGGCACCAGAGCACTAACACCACTAAATGGTGATGATAGACTGGATAGCCTGGAAGATGTGGCTGAATACGGATGTGCCCAGATTTGGTGCCAG AACGAGGAACCTCTGGCCAACAGGGCCATTCTCTATCAGATGGTGGCACTGTATGACTACAGTGCACAAGGCCCAGAGGATTTAGAATTCAGTGAAGGCGACACAATTGACATTCTGAGTGAAG tgAATGATGAGTGGTTAGAAGGACACATTGCTGGAAATATCGGCATCTTCCCTCGAAGTTTTGCTTATCGGGATACAGACCACATCAGTGGGGCATCAACAGATTGA
- the dpp7 gene encoding dipeptidyl peptidase 2, producing MSGVSVRMAANGLFLGFMLLIFGGKTETRLSVKEKLNNEAISSHRDLAPDFKEKYFKQILDHFNYNSLGNGTYDQRYLITDQYWKKGNGPIFFYTGNEGDIWEFAQNSGFITELAAVQGALVIFAEHRYYGKSLPFGKDSFNIPAVGLLTVEQALADYAVMITELKKELGAQKCPVIVFGGSYGGMLSVYMRIRYPNIVTGALAASAPILSTAGLGDSRQFFQDVTADFEKFKPACRDAVQGAFQKLNTLAQLKDYRRIQSAFSLCKTPSTPEDIHQLNGFLRNAFTMMAMLDYPYSTHFMGSMPAFPVKVACGTMLNGTDLMSALRDTVGIVYNSTGQLTCYDLYSLYVECADPTGCGLGFNSYAWDYQACTEIEMCFESNNVTDMFPPMTFTEQQREQYCSKRWGVIPRQGWLKTQFWGDDLSTASNIIFSNGDLDPWANGGIRKSLSPSLIAINIPEGAHHLDLRESNPNDPESVVVARKKESEIIAQWVEAAMKESA from the exons ATGTCTGGGGTCTCTGTGAGAATGGCTGCTAATGGGCTTTTCCTGGGATTCATGTTGCTGATCTTCGGTGGAAAAACCGAGACACGTTTATCTGTG AAGGAAAAGCTTAACAATGAAGCCATCTCATCTCACAGAGACCTTGCTCCTGATTTCAAGGAaaagtattttaaacaaattttagaCCACTTCAATTACAACAGCCTTGGCAATGGCACATATGATCAGCGCTACCTTATTACAG ATCAGTACTGGAAGAAAGGCAATGGACCTATTTTCTTCTACACTGGGAATGAAGGGGACATATGGGAGTTTGCACAGAATTCAGGGTTCATCACAGAGCTGGCAGCAGTGCAGGGAGCCTTGGTGATATTTGCTGAGCAT AGGTACTATGGAAAATCTCTTCCATTTGGGAAGGATTCATTTAATATCCCTGCGGTGGGGCTGTTGACGGTGGAGCAGGCCCTGGCTGACTATGCAGTCATGATCACAGAGCTGAAGAAGGAACTGGGAGCTCAGAAATGTCCAGTCATCGTCTTTGGTGGAAG CTATGGAGGAATGTTAAGCGTTTACATGAGGATAAGGTACCCGAATATTGTGACAGGGGCGTTAGCTGCTAGTGCTCCTATTCTGTCCACCGCAGGCCTTGGAGACTCTAGACAGTTTTTCCAGGATGTTACTGCT GATTTTGAGAAGTTTAAGCCTGCCTGCAGAGATGCCGTGCAAGGAGCTTTCCAGAAGCTCAACACATTGGCACAACTGAAAG ACTACAGACGCATCCAGTCTGCCTTCTCCCTGTGTAAAACTCCCTCCACCCCAGAGGACATTCATCAGCTGAACGGATTCTTACGTAACGCATTCACCATGATGGCCATGTTGGATTATCCCTACAGCACTCATTTCATGGGCAGCATGCCAGCCTTCCCAGTGAAG GTGGCATGTGGAACCATGCTGAATGGCACTGATCTCATGTCGGCACTCCGAGATACTGTTG GTATTGTGTATAATTCCACTGGCCAGCTCACATGTTATGACCTCTACAGTCTCTATGTGGAGTGTGCAGATCCCACTGGCTGTGGCCTTGGCTTTAACAGCTATGCATGGGATTACCAG GCCTGCACTGAGATCGAGATGTGCTTTGAGAGTAACAACGTTACAGATATGTTCCCGCCTATGACATTCACCGAGCAGCAGAGAGAACAGTATTGCTCGAAGAGATGGGGGGTGATCCCACGTCAAGGGTGGCTGAAGACCCAGTTCTGGGGCGATG ATCTCTCCACCGCAAGCAATATCATATTTTCCAATGGTGATCTTGATCCTTGGGCTAATGGAGGG ATCAGGAAGTCACTCAGTCCATCACTGATTGCCATCAACATACCAGAGGGAGCTCATCATCTGGATTTGAG GGAGTCCAACCCTAACGATCCGGAGTCTGTGGTTGTGGCTCGGAAGAAGGAGTCTGAAATCATTGCTCAGTGGGTGGAGGCAGCAATGAAGGAGTCAGCATGA